The Rhinopithecus roxellana isolate Shanxi Qingling chromosome 9, ASM756505v1, whole genome shotgun sequence genome contains a region encoding:
- the FZD6 gene encoding frizzled-6 isoform X2 → MTRVLPLWKWRLQYCDETVPVTFDPHTEFLGPQKKTEQVQRDIGFWCPRHLKTSGGQGYKFLGIDQCAPPCPNMYFQSDELEFAKSFIGIVSIFCLCATLFTFLTFLIDVRRFRYPERPIIYYSVCYSIVSLMYFIGFLLGDSTACNKADEKLELGDTVVLGSQNKACTILFMLLYFFTMAGTVWWVILTITWFLAAGRKWSCEAIEQKAVWFHAVAWGTPGFLTVMLLAMNKVEGDNISGVCFVGLYDLDASRYFVLLPLCLCVFVGLSLLLAGIISLNHVRQVIQHDGRNQEKLKKFMIRIGVFSGLYLVPLVTLLGCYVYEQVNRITWEITWVSDHCRQYHIPCPYQAKAKARPELALFMIKYLMTLIVGISAVFWVGSKKTCTEWAGFFKRNRKRDPISESRRVLQESCEFFLKHNSKVKHKKKHYKPSSHKLKVISKSMGTSTGATANHGTSAVAITSHDYLGQETLTEIQTSPEASMREVRADGASTPRLREQDCGEPASPAASSSRLSGEQVDRKGQAGSVSEGARSEGRISPKSDITDTGLAQSNSLQVPSSSEPSSLKGSTSLLVHPVSGVRKEQGGGCHSDT, encoded by the exons ATTACAATACTGTGATGAGACTGTTCCTGTAACTTTTGATCCACACACAGAATTTCTTggtcctcagaagaaaacagaacaagtCCAAAGAGACATTGGATTTTGGTGTCCAAGGCATCTTAAGACTTCTGGGGGACAAGGGTATAAGTTTCTGGGAATTGACCAATGTGCGCCTCCATGCCCCAACATGTATTTTCAAAGCGATGAGCTAGAGTTTGcaaaaagttttattggaatagtttcaatattTTGTCTTTGTGCAACTCTGTTCACATTCCTTACTTTTTTAATTGATGTTAGAAGATTCAGATACCCAGAGAGACCGATTATATATTACTCTGTCTGTTACAGCATTGTATCTCTTATGTACTTCATTGGATTTTTGCTAGGCGATAGCACAGCCTGCAATAAGGCAGATGAGAAGCTAGAACTTGGTGACACTGTTGTCCTAGGGTCTCAAAATAAGGCTTGCACCATTTTGTtcatgcttttgtattttttcacaaTGGCTGGCACTGTGTGGTGGGTGATTCTTACCATTACTTGGTTCTTAGCTGCAGGAAGAAAATGGAGTTGTGAAGCCATCGAACAAAAAGCAGTGTGGTTTCATGCTGTTGCATGGGGAACACCAGGTTTCCTGACTGTTATGCTTCTTGCTATGAACAAAGTTGAAGGAGACAACATTAGTGGAGTTTGCTTTGTTGGCCTTTATGACCTGGATGCTTCTCGCTACTTTGTACTCTTGCCACTGTGCCTTTGTGTGTTTGTTGGGCTCTCTCTTCTTTTAGCTGGCATTATTTCCTTAAATCATGTTCGACAAGTCATACAACATGATGGCCGGAAccaagaaaaactaaagaaatttatGATTCGAATTGGAGTCTTCAGCGGCTTGTATCTTGTGCCATTAGTGACACTTCTCGGATGTTACGTCTATGAGCAAGTGAACAGGATTACCTGGGAGATAACTTGGGTCTCTGATCATTGTCGTCAGTACCATATCCCATGTCCTTATCAG GCAAAAGCAAAAGCTCGACCAGAATTGGCTTTATTTATGATAAAATACCTGATGACATTAATTGTTGGCATCTCTGCTGTCTTCTGGGTTGGAAGCAAAAAGACATGCACAGAATGGGCTGGGTTTTTTAAACGAAATCGCAAGAGAGA TCCAATCAGTGAAAGTCGAAGAGTACTACAGGAATCATGTGagtttttcttaaagcacaaTTCTAAAGTTAAACACAAAAAGAAGCACTATAAACCAAGTTCACACAAGCTGAAGGTCATTTCCAAATCCATGGGAACCAGCACAGGAGCTACAGCAAATCATGGCACTTCTGCAGTAGCAATTACTAGCCATGATTACCTAGGACAAGAAACTTTGACAGAAATCCAAACCTCACCAGAAGCATCAATGAGAGAGGTGAGAGCGGACGGAGCTAGCACCCCCAGGTTAAGAGAACAGGACTGTGGTGAACCTGCCTCGCCAGCAGCATCCAGCTCCAGACTCTCTGGGGAACAGGTCGACAGGAAGGGCCAGGCAGGCAGTGTATCTGAAGGTGCACGGAGTGAAGGAAG gATTAGTCCAAAGAGTGATATTACTGACActggcctggcacagagcaacAGTTTGCAGGTCCCCAGTTCTTCAGAACCAAGCAGCCTCAAAGGTTCCACATCTCTACTTGTTCACCCGGTTTCAGGAGTAAGAAAAGAGCAGGGAGGTGGTTGTCATTCAGATACTTGa